ttaaaaggaaaataattaaagagaagaaactagcaccctggtacaacaaccacacacgagctttaaaacaatcagctaggaaactagagcgtaaatggcgtcaaactaaattagcagtatttcagttagcgtggaaggaaagagatacaaaaatttgtatttgccttctgagatacaaaaattctcttagagctgctagatcagcgtatctctctgccctaactgaagataacaaaaacaatcctaaatttttatttagtactgtaacaaaactaactaggagtaaaaccactgtagaaaagtgcacaccatctatatttagcagcaatgacttcatgaattttttcaaagaaaaaaattcacaatatcaggcaaaaaattcagacaattaatttaaaaccaaattatttggtAGATAATTCTTAAGATAATAtttttctgatcagagcttagagtgcttcactccacttccagagcctgatctaatttcactaatttcattttcaaaccctgcatcctagatcctttacccaggtctttccttaaacagatattaccagtagctaccaaaccccttctaaaaatcataaattcttccctaagcactggctatgtccctaaatcttttaagctagcagttatcaaacccttgattaaaaaaccggacctcgacccctgtcagctgtctacctatagaccaatatcaaacctgcccttcatctccaagatcctagaaaaggctgtagcacagcagttatgttcagacctgcatagaaataacatttatgaaatgtatcagtcaggatttaggcctcatcatagcacagagacagcactggttaaagtggtaaatgacctgttactggcttctgatcagggttgtgacGTCGCTCGATCCCATGTTTGGGGGGCATACCCCTTTTTATCGGACCCCGTAGGGAGCGTGGGACATTGCCCCACGATGCAGGTTTCCATGGAGGGGGTCGCTCGGCACCATGGGTGGAAGACGCTTCCTTTCTGTATCTGCCAGGACCAGATGTTAACTTACCACTGGGACTGGGGGCATCCCCATAGACTGCATTCAGGAATTACATCTAGCCTTGcgtcgaacccaggaccttcttgctgtgaggcaacagtgctaaccactaagccaccctgCTGCCCTTAGTCAAGTTCATGTTTAGTTAAGACTTGATTTTGTTTTGGCCAACCATGCTATGTCGCGAGTTAAGTTTTGTCATTCCCATGTCTTGTGTTCgtgtttaaataaaagcagcgctTTGCTGTATCCTGCGTAtgggtctgtctgtctagaAAATAATAGAGATGAATGAACTTTAACAAGggctgaaaatatatataaatataacattattacAAATGACTTTCCAGTGCATCAGTCAGTGAATATTAGTAAACTTGGTTTCTTAAACATTCTCAGAACTAGACACTGAGATTAGAAGACTGAGGAAAGGATCTGCTGAAGTGTCGTTTTCAGTAAAGCTGCACTATTTAAAGCTTTAATCACTGTGTACAAAAGCGACACCTGCTGGTGAGGACGATGTCCTGCATGCATCTTTTCAATAAATGATGCACcataaataaaccactgatTTACAGCATGAACAgctaaaagaataataatgattaactatttgtgtataaaaataaattattcatcCAATTTAGTAACAGCATTGTTTTTGACTGTTTTAAATACAATGTGACTCGCTCATTAGTTACATTCATGCGAAATATAAATAGCAGAGCAGTTTCAGTATGAAAGGTTTGTTCCAGGACACTGCAGGACAGGATGGTCATGAGGAATCTGATAAACATTGTGATACACTCAGGATTCTAATGCTTCTTGTGTGAGAGACTGGAGAGGTAGGTGTTACACTCTGGACTGTTTTAGTGTGACACACTGCTAACTATCctttggatttgtgtgtgtgtgtgtgtaaaaaaagttttttatgaTGTAGATATTCATAAACAACAGTTATATACAgttgatataaaatatttacacatccCTGTTAaaatgcaggtttttgtgaaAAATGCAACCAAGATAAATCGTCATAATTTTTCAAGCTTTATTGTGAAattttaaagtataaaaatgatcaatgatAATCATCAATGTATGCCACCGGAAAGACAGCATGTCCCTCAGTATGTAATTTATTAAAGTTACATCGAGGTGGAACTAGAGAGCCCTTATGGCATGATGCAGTACTCGTAGTGACTGCTAGAGGTGCTGAAAGCGGTCTTCCACTCATCACCCTTACAGATTCCTATCAGGTTACAAGCACTGCAGTTTtcagaacattttaaaaaatgattttaaagaaGTCAGTAAAGGAGTAAAGTGTTAAATTGTGACAATTTGGAATTCATTAAGCAGGCTGAAAGTTCTGCTGGAGGAGTCAGTAGgcaaaaaagaacagaaaattaAGACCCATTCTGTATTTCATGAAATGAATCCTAATAAGTGTACCAGTTATATGGTTATACTGAAGGGAGATTAGTTACCAGAGGAGTGTTCAtaacctgtttgtgtttgtgctcctcctccctctctctttctctctctctctctctctctctctctctctctcacacacacacacacacacacacacacacacacaaaaccaggaAGTTTGATCGaaaacaaaatcagaaaactgatctctctttctccgtgtgtgacttaaaaaaaatggctgaggccagtatttcagtagatcaggatcagttcatctgtccagtgtgtctggatctcctgaaggatccggtgactatcccctgtggtcacagtttctgtaaggtgtgtattaatggctgctgggatcaggaggatcagaagggcgtctacagctgtcctcagtgcagagacactttcactccaaggcctgttctacgcagaaacaacatgctggctgaagtggtggagaaactgaagaagactgaagtccaagctgcttctcctgctcactgttacactggacctggagatgtggagtgtgatttctgcaccGGGAGAAAACTCAAAGCCGTCAAGTCCTGTCTGATCTGTGTGGCTTCGCTTTGTGAAACTCATCTGAAACCTCACTATGAAGTTCCTGCtttgaaaaaacacacattaactgAAGCCTCTAGAAATCTacaagagaagatctgctctgaacatgatGAAGTGTTGAAGATCTACTGTCGTACTGACCAAAGGTGTATTTGCTCTTTGTGTATGTTGGATGAACATAAAGGCCATGACGCTGTATTAGTTGCAGCAGGAAGAGCTGAGAAACAGGTGAGAACTCATCCCAATGATATTTCTCATTTAGATTTAGCAGCTTTGGTCAGTTACAAGATTGAACTTGTGATTGAAGAGTTAAGTAAAGTAAATGTATTAAGTAAACGTATCTTTAATCATAATCAGATTGCCAACAGCCATTTTACAACAGTGAAACTACGTGAAATGAAACACAACTAGTCCAAACAAGACAGGAAACAGGAGGGAACTTTAACTCTTTACCTGtctgatataaaaagtctacagacccctgttaaaatggtaGGTTTCTGtgatgttaaaaaaattaaattaagacAAATCCTGACAGAAACTTTTCCACATATATTGTGAAATTGCCAGCTGTGTTGTTATTCTTTTGACTACTCCCTGtttttggggtcaccacagtggatcacttggtccacatgtttggatttggtacaggttttatgccgcaaccctcccatttaatacAGGCTTAGGACTGGCACAGAGAGTTAGCTCTTCAGTGGCTGTGTTAGtaccctgcccaggaatcgaacccgggccgtggCAATAGGAGCtagggatcctgccgctggaccaccaggaggcaaaTTGCAAGCTatatattaaagtaaataacaatAAGAATAATTTTAGGGTGAAAAGgataataagaaaaatgtacaataaactggtgcataagtgtgcacaccAGTGGTAATGGTTATTAGCAAGCTAGGGGTAAAAATTATTTCAGGGGTgcaaacaaacttaaaatcaaactgttagtaatgcaggactataaatagccatttatcaggtgattatgtatcattactgctaagataaaatattgaaaatgttactgtcaaagtcaactgttaaagcatgcaataaatctACTATGAAtcagccccacacacacacacacatataaaaacGAAATACAgtcttaatatttttatttcaaataaataatatggaTAACAGTGGAATAGAACaactaaatgaatttatttaataaattattaaaaaaatataattattgttaatgtgttaaagtgGCAAACTTCAAGGGGGCGGTGCCCCAAGTGCCCCCTATTGTGCACACCCCTAAACTTGGCACATCTTGACTAATCAATATTTTGCAGTTCTTCCCTCCAAAAGCATGTTATCTCTGGACCTTTCCAAAACTTTGATCTTGTTTTGCTGAAGACATTCctgggtcattgtcatgctggaaggtGAAATTCCTCTTCATCTTAAGTGTTTTAGCAGAAGCCTTAAGGTTTTGTACCACAACTGACTGGTATCTGGAGCTATTCATTATTCCCTCCATCCTGATTAAAGCCCCAGTTCCAAATGAAGAAAAGCAGCCTgaaagcatgatgctgccacctccatgcttcactgtggggatggtgttcttttaatgatctgctgtggtttTATGGCCAAAACCTTCAACTTTGGTTTCATCAGACCACAAAATATTATTCCACATGGTTTTGGGAGATTGAATGGATATTTTATTTTGGCAAACTTTAGCCAGACTTGTCAGCCTCCATGTCCAGATTTCTCCtggtctgaaaaacaaaaagagtaaTTTTAGGGgggaaatgattaaaataaaataaaaagttacaATAAACTGGTTGCTGTTGTTGTCTTTACAGTCTTCCATGGTATATTCAATGTCCTTCATGTTTTTTGTAACTAATTGATATTTTTCTACAATGAGATCCCGTACTGCTTTGTAAGCTTTTTGTGGCTTTTCCAGTCAGATGTTACCAAAAAGATCTCAGAAAAATCCTACAGGAACAGCTGTACattatttgtgtttaatcaGTGACTTTAATTAATAGAATGTTTATACTAATTAGTATTTAACATGAGTTTGAATGGGATTGGTTGATTctgaacactgacacattcCTAATTATAAAATGGAGTCCACAGTTATgcaaccattttttttctcctaaaataaatctaattccattttaatatattaattgtaATTTctcataaaatgtaaaaaagactCTGACAGGATATATCTTAGTTTGATTTTTTTACACAAGAAAAACCggccattttaacaggggtgtagactttttatatccactgtataacCTTATGGATATAACTGATGTGTCCTCAGAGTGAGTTAAAGGAGGAGcagatgaaattccagcagagaatccaggagaagcagaagaaggtgcaggagctgaaacagactgtgaacactataaaggtgagcagtgagcagagacagagctgctcctagaaacacacacaacatggacaaccagtcatttagagtcccagtaagagagggaatgatagatgagatttaaatcttctgtgtgtgtgtgcgtgtctgtgtgtgtgtgtgtgcgtgtctgtgtgtgtgtgtgtgtgtgtctgtgtctgtgtgtgtgtgtgtgtgtgtatgtgtctgtgtgtgtgtgtgtgtgtgtgtgtgtgtgtcctaacagctcagtgcacagacagcagtagatgacagtgagaggatctttactgagatgatcagctccatggagaaaaagcgctcggaggtgatggagctgatcagagctcaggagaaggctgaactgagtccagctgaacgactcctggagcaactggagcaggagattgctgatcttcagaggagagtcactgagctggaccagctttcacacacacatgatcacatccatttcctccaggtaacactcactgtctgatctacagagccagctgttcctcacacactctctaaaacacctctcattaaagcagcaataaatgtccctgtctgacatcacaagtgtgtctttcatttcatttcttctctgTAGGCTTTAGCTTCTGGATGTCGATCTCCTCCATTTAAAAGTCCAAATTTTGACACATCCAGCATCACTGTCCCTCAACATCTGtcatttgatggagtgaggaattctctctcagatctgaagaagagactggaggaattctgtgaggaggaattcaacaaaatccctccacatggtaagaggagctgctcctgctggagaaacacaatgatggACGTCTTTACTCGCTCTGTGAAGTGTTATTTCTTAGCCATGCTCCTGCTTACTTTTCTGCAGCCAGTTTGCTCACCTGACACTTTGAAGTAAAATactgatttcaaatgaataaactgactgtatcactttcaactgtttccatcttttacacaacctgatgatgctttttgtcttcatttccatttttctctccacagctgcagcagttcagatcatttcaccaccagagccacagagcagagaagagtttctgaaatgtacgtctaacacacacacacacacacacagacacacacacacacagacacacacacaaacacccacaaacCAGTAGAAgtctaaatcacacacacacacacacacaaagcagaattgtaaattacacacacacacacacactcttcacatgAATATAGAGTATTCTGTGAATTAAACCCAACATGTTCacattgttcagtttgtttttctcttttattttagatttctgttatctgactctggatcccaacACGACACATCCTaacctcattctgtctgagaagaacagagtgctgagatacagtgagagaaagcagcagtactctgatcatccagagagatttgactcctggcctcaggtgttgtgtaaggagagtgtgtgtggacgctgttactgggaggtggagtggagcggTGGAGTGTTcatatcagtctcatataaagacatcagcaggaaaggacCAGGCTTTGATTGTGGGTTTGGACGCAATGATCAGTCCTGGAGTCTGgagtgttcttcttcttttctctctttctatcacaacAACATTAAGACTGATCTCGGAGTTCCATcatcctccagaataggagtttatgtggatcacagtgcaggaactctgtccttctacagcgtctctgacaccatgaagctcctccacagagtccacaccacattcactcagcctctatatGCTGGGTTCGGGTTTTGGCTTGGTTTACGATCAGAAGTGAGGTTGTGTGATCCAGAATAAGATGTATCTGGTGTTTTATGGTCAGTAACAAGTAGAAATTGTATCACAAATGATCTTATAgaaaagtgtttcatttcaacAAGATTCCACATTATAGAGAGATCGTTCCTGAGCACCAAAGCactaaaatgtaaatctaaaacacacacacagaatattcaTTCTTTGTAATGTggtaatcattttattatccACAGACACTTACAGAAGTgaggtttataggtttttaacAATTAAGAACcttattttaatgaaacatttataaaatttaCAATAGCCTGGTTGTGTAAGTATGTACAGCTTTATAATTgggggtgtgtctgtgttcagaatAAACCAATCACATGTGGGGTGAGCTGTAAATTTATAGAGTTCAGGAGTAGGTGGGAGAGGGGGGAGATAATGGGCAGAGTTCAGCATCCCGACATCCTGATGGATGAAGCTGTTGGAAAGTCTTGTAGAACGAGCCTGGAGGCTCCAGTACTTTCTCCCTAAAGGCAGGAGGATGAAGTGGAGGTTTGATAAGTGTGAACCATCTGTAGCGATGCTGATTGCTCTGCTAGTGAGGCAGGCATGGAAAATGTCCACAAGGGATGTCAGAGAGACGCCGATGATCTTGCTGGCTGCATTCACTGTGTTGCAGAGTCTTTCGACAGGAGGCAGTGCAGCCACCATACcacacagtgatgcagctgttgagaatgctctcaatggtgcccTGGTAGAAGGAGCACATGACAGGAGGTGGGACTCGAGCTTTCCTCAGTTTGGAAAGGAAGTAGCAGAAAAGGAAGTAGAGGCATGACTGAGCTTTCTTGGCCAGTGATGTGTTTTTTGTCTTACAGGAGAGGTCCTCAGAGATATGCACCCCTAGGAACTTGGTGCTGTTTTCCCTCTCCACTGCCACACCATTGTGAAGGTCCTCTTCTGAAGTTGATGACAATTTCTTTGGTCTTTCCCACGTTGAGGAAGAGATTGTTGTCGTTACACCACTGGACCAGTCGGCTCACCTCGCTCCTGTAGTTGGCCtcgttgttgttggtgatgaggcCCACTACAGccgtgtcatctgcaaacttgacgatgtggttggtaCTGTAACTGGGTACACAATCATGGGTCAA
This DNA window, taken from Hemibagrus wyckioides isolate EC202008001 linkage group LG06, SWU_Hwy_1.0, whole genome shotgun sequence, encodes the following:
- the LOC131354203 gene encoding tripartite motif-containing protein 16-like, translated to MAEASISVDQDQFICPVCLDLLKDPVTIPCGHSFCKVCINGCWDQEDQKGVYSCPQCRDTFTPRPVLRRNNMLAEVVEKLKKTEVQAASPAHCYTGPGDVECDFCTGRKLKAVKSCLICVASLCETHLKPHYEVPALKKHTLTEASRNLQEKICSEHDEVLKIYCRTDQRCICSLCMLDEHKGHDAVLVAAGRAEKQSELKEEQMKFQQRIQEKQKKVQELKQTVNTIKLSAQTAVDDSERIFTEMISSMEKKRSEVMELIRAQEKAELSPAERLLEQLEQEIADLQRRVTELDQLSHTHDHIHFLQVTLTALASGCRSPPFKSPNFDTSSITVPQHLSFDGVRNSLSDLKKRLEEFCEEEFNKIPPHAAAVQIISPPEPQSREEFLKYFCYLTLDPNTTHPNLILSEKNRVLRYSERKQQYSDHPERFDSWPQVLCKESVCGRCYWEVEWSGGVFISVSYKDISRKGPGFDCGFGRNDQSWSLECSSSFLSFYHNNIKTDLGVPSSSRIGVYVDHSAGTLSFYSVSDTMKLLHRVHTTFTQPLYAGFGFWLGLRSEVRLCDPE